Proteins encoded within one genomic window of Paraglaciecola psychrophila 170:
- a CDS encoding DUF2160 domain-containing protein translates to MKWMAWTELTITFFTVIATILVAMTIYEIKKPCLERKGFLPIETTRGDRLFIGLLVSGFIYLGFMAFTDFNLYIALAISVVWLCTVLRWG, encoded by the coding sequence ATGAAATGGATGGCGTGGACTGAACTAACAATCACATTTTTTACCGTTATAGCTACTATTTTGGTTGCAATGACTATCTATGAAATAAAAAAACCTTGCCTAGAACGAAAAGGCTTCTTGCCTATCGAAACCACTAGAGGGGATAGGTTGTTCATTGGTTTATTAGTCAGTGGATTTATTTACCTGGGGTTTATGGCATTTACTGATTTCAACCTGTACATCGCCTTAGCAATTTCAGTTGTCTGGCTATGTACCGTTCTCAGATGGGGCTGA